From Streptomyces sp. NBC_01754, a single genomic window includes:
- a CDS encoding tellurite resistance TerB family protein — MALWDRIKESASTMQQQLEAKKNDLKSGAFRDASMAICALVAAADGSIDQSERQRVADLISANDVLRNFPAEDLQRRFNTYVDQLSADFAFGKVSVLQEIAKAKKKPAEARAVVQIGIVIGGADGDFDASERAVVREACFALDLPPHEFDL; from the coding sequence ATGGCCCTTTGGGATCGGATCAAGGAATCCGCGTCGACGATGCAGCAGCAGCTGGAGGCGAAGAAGAACGACCTGAAGAGTGGGGCGTTCCGGGATGCGAGCATGGCCATCTGCGCCTTGGTCGCCGCCGCCGACGGTTCCATCGACCAGTCCGAGCGGCAGAGGGTCGCCGACCTGATCTCCGCCAACGACGTGCTCCGCAACTTCCCGGCGGAAGACCTTCAGCGGCGCTTCAACACCTACGTGGACCAGCTGTCCGCCGACTTCGCCTTCGGCAAGGTCAGCGTGCTCCAGGAGATCGCCAAGGCGAAGAAGAAGCCCGCCGAGGCGCGCGCCGTCGTCCAGATCGGCATCGTCATCGGTGGCGCCGACGGCGACTTCGACGCGTCCGAGCGCGCCGTCGTGCGCGAGGCGTGCTTCGCGCTCGACCTGCCGCCGCACGAGTTCGACCTGTAG
- a CDS encoding nitroreductase family deazaflavin-dependent oxidoreductase, whose translation MTPPPAEPAASGPRRPAPLTGWRRSAVRAPVQLFRMGLGPVFRGRLLLLVHTGHLTGEPRRTVLEVVEAGRVGGRRAWTVASGFGAHAHWYRNLQESPQAVVQAGRGYHAVSARFLPPAEGGELMARYAARRPRTARRLCAYTGFGVDGGTEDYRRAGAAIPFVVLVEDHSST comes from the coding sequence GTGACGCCCCCGCCCGCCGAGCCCGCCGCCTCCGGCCCCCGCCGACCCGCGCCGCTCACCGGGTGGAGGCGTTCGGCGGTGCGGGCGCCCGTCCAGCTGTTCCGTATGGGGCTCGGGCCGGTGTTCCGGGGGCGTCTGCTGCTGCTCGTACACACCGGGCACCTCACGGGCGAGCCCCGCCGCACCGTCCTGGAGGTGGTCGAGGCGGGGCGCGTGGGCGGGCGCAGAGCCTGGACCGTGGCCTCCGGCTTCGGGGCGCACGCGCACTGGTACCGCAATCTCCAGGAGTCCCCGCAAGCCGTGGTACAGGCCGGGCGCGGCTACCACGCGGTGTCTGCCCGCTTCCTCCCACCCGCGGAGGGCGGGGAGTTGATGGCCCGCTACGCCGCCCGGCGCCCCCGGACCGCGCGTCGGCTCTGCGCGTACACGGGGTTCGGCGTCGACGGCGGCACCGAGGACTACCGGCGGGCGGGGGCGGCGATTCCGTTCGTCGTCCTGGTGGAGGACCACTCCTCGACGTGA
- a CDS encoding beta-alanine-activating enzyme beta-propeller domain-containing protein: MAEGLERRGVMRLGLGVVAAFGVGATGAGCSDAESAKEDDGGGRGPDGDEGRSSESKPWRPWRHTVEGWVKSSPAVVDGVLYIGTDTNRVYALDAITGREKWAFGTGDRVVSSPAVVDGLVYIGCDDKNVYALDAGSGEKKWAFRTNSWVHSTPVVVDGVLYVGSWDSGVYALDAATGVKKWVYATDKWVSASPAVADGVVYIGGTDGNVYALDAVTGEKKWAHTTERDFAASPAVADGVVHVGARDGNMYALEAGSGRRKWAFDSGDWIASKPWVADGAVYFGSGSSVYRLDAATGGKEWTYSAKGQVSSSVTVADGVVYIGSRDKNLYALDAATGSEKWAYSTGGEVGSTPAVADGVVYFGSNDGNVYALDADTGRGPTAPSPTGPAPGWSPPRP, translated from the coding sequence GTGGCGGAGGGGCTCGAGCGCCGGGGCGTGATGCGGCTCGGGCTCGGCGTGGTGGCCGCGTTCGGCGTCGGTGCGACTGGTGCCGGTTGTTCCGATGCCGAATCCGCGAAAGAAGACGACGGCGGCGGTCGCGGGCCTGACGGCGACGAGGGGCGTTCCTCCGAGTCGAAGCCCTGGCGTCCTTGGCGTCACACCGTCGAGGGATGGGTCAAGTCGTCGCCGGCGGTGGTCGACGGGGTCCTCTACATCGGCACCGACACCAATAGGGTCTACGCCCTGGACGCCATCACCGGCAGGGAGAAATGGGCCTTCGGCACCGGTGACAGGGTCGTCTCTTCACCGGCGGTGGTCGACGGGCTGGTGTACATCGGCTGCGACGACAAGAACGTCTACGCCTTGGACGCCGGTTCCGGTGAGAAGAAGTGGGCCTTCCGTACGAACAGTTGGGTCCACTCGACCCCCGTGGTGGTCGACGGCGTGCTGTATGTGGGGAGCTGGGACAGCGGCGTGTACGCACTGGACGCCGCCACCGGGGTCAAGAAGTGGGTCTACGCCACGGACAAGTGGGTCTCGGCCTCGCCCGCGGTTGCCGACGGGGTCGTCTACATCGGCGGCACTGACGGGAACGTCTATGCCCTGGACGCCGTGACCGGCGAGAAGAAGTGGGCCCATACCACCGAGCGCGATTTCGCTGCCTCGCCGGCCGTGGCCGACGGGGTCGTCCACGTCGGCGCCCGCGACGGGAACATGTACGCCCTGGAGGCGGGCTCGGGCCGCAGGAAATGGGCCTTCGACTCCGGGGACTGGATCGCCTCGAAGCCGTGGGTGGCCGACGGGGCGGTCTACTTCGGCAGCGGGAGTTCCGTGTACCGCCTGGACGCCGCCACAGGAGGGAAGGAGTGGACCTACTCCGCCAAGGGCCAGGTCAGCTCCTCCGTGACAGTGGCTGACGGGGTGGTGTACATCGGCAGCCGCGACAAGAATCTGTACGCTCTGGACGCGGCCACCGGGAGCGAGAAGTGGGCCTACTCCACCGGCGGGGAGGTCGGCTCCACGCCGGCGGTGGCGGATGGGGTGGTGTATTTCGGGAGCAACGACGGGAACGTCTACGCCCTCGACGCCGACACCGGCCGAGGGCCGACAGCACCCTCCCCGACCGGCCCCGCACCCGGCTGGTCACCACCCCGGCCGTGA
- a CDS encoding flotillin family protein codes for MDAISLGVGVMIAVVLLIVITLVFVVTRLFRKVEQGKALIISKTKKVDVTFTGAVVLPVLHKAETMDISVKTIEIRRTGREGLICQDNIRADIHITFFVRVNKTVEDVIKVAQAIGTERASDKAAIQEFFAAKFSEALKTVGKQLDFVDLYTKREEFRDRIIRVIGTDLNGYHLDDAAIDFLEQTPMAQLDGANILDAQGIRKITELTSIEHVRTNEFQRTEQKEITRQDVDARETILELERRQAEAEIKQRREVETLRAREEAATARVQEEERLGSQGAFIRTEEQLGIQRENQAREIAVAQKNRERVIAVENERIEKDRLLEVIGRERETELNRIAATKEVEAERREVADVIRERIAVDRTVAEQEESILTLRAVEESERTRKSLIIAAEAEAQEKLVKDIKAAEAAEAASTHLAAEQLTLAEARLKTADLDAQAKLRLAEGVQAEAAAPGLAEVQVRDAEAEVTEKAGLAEAQATEARLKAEAEGARLKALATAEGTQAQATADAAVIGEKLQAEAAGLTQKAAAMAALDEASRGHEEYRLRLAAEKEIRLAEFDVQRQVAEAQATILATGLENADIDIVGGDSVFFDRLVSSISLGRSVDGFVNNSTTAQKLAGPWLDGSSSFTDDLTRVLGSVSSGDVQNLTVSALLMRLMRGTSGAATGQVRQLLAAAEELGLAGMTVSSLAGGGGTTVAAEPSKNGTAAAGVA; via the coding sequence ATGGATGCCATTTCCTTGGGCGTCGGCGTGATGATCGCCGTTGTCCTGCTCATCGTCATCACCCTGGTCTTCGTCGTCACCCGGCTCTTCCGCAAGGTCGAACAGGGCAAGGCACTGATCATCTCCAAGACCAAGAAGGTCGACGTCACCTTCACCGGCGCGGTCGTCCTGCCGGTGCTCCACAAGGCCGAGACCATGGACATCTCGGTGAAGACGATCGAGATCCGCCGCACCGGACGCGAAGGGCTGATCTGCCAGGACAACATCCGCGCCGACATCCACATCACGTTCTTCGTCCGGGTCAACAAAACCGTCGAGGACGTCATCAAGGTCGCCCAGGCCATCGGTACCGAGCGGGCGAGCGACAAGGCCGCCATCCAGGAGTTCTTCGCCGCGAAGTTCTCCGAGGCGCTCAAGACCGTCGGTAAGCAGCTCGACTTCGTCGACCTCTACACCAAGCGCGAGGAGTTCCGGGACCGGATCATCCGGGTCATCGGGACCGACCTGAACGGCTACCACCTCGACGACGCCGCGATCGACTTCCTCGAGCAGACGCCGATGGCCCAGCTCGACGGGGCCAACATCCTGGACGCGCAGGGCATCCGCAAGATCACCGAGCTGACGTCGATCGAGCACGTGCGGACCAACGAGTTCCAGCGCACCGAGCAGAAGGAGATCACCCGGCAGGACGTCGACGCCCGCGAGACCATCCTGGAGCTGGAGCGCCGGCAGGCCGAGGCGGAGATCAAGCAGCGCCGCGAGGTCGAGACACTGCGGGCCCGCGAGGAGGCCGCCACCGCCCGCGTACAGGAGGAGGAGCGGCTGGGCTCGCAGGGCGCGTTCATCCGTACCGAGGAGCAGCTCGGCATCCAGCGGGAGAACCAGGCCCGGGAGATCGCCGTCGCGCAGAAGAACCGCGAGCGGGTCATCGCCGTGGAGAACGAGCGCATCGAGAAGGACCGGCTGCTGGAGGTCATCGGTCGCGAGCGCGAGACCGAGCTGAACCGGATCGCCGCGACGAAGGAGGTCGAGGCCGAGCGCCGCGAGGTCGCGGACGTGATCCGGGAGCGGATCGCGGTGGACCGTACGGTCGCCGAGCAGGAGGAGTCGATCCTCACCCTGCGGGCCGTCGAGGAGTCGGAGCGCACCCGCAAGTCCCTGATCATCGCGGCCGAGGCGGAGGCGCAGGAGAAGCTGGTCAAGGACATCAAGGCGGCGGAGGCCGCGGAGGCGGCCTCGACGCACCTGGCGGCCGAGCAGCTGACGCTCGCCGAGGCCCGGCTGAAGACGGCGGACCTCGACGCGCAGGCGAAGCTGCGGCTGGCGGAGGGCGTCCAGGCGGAGGCCGCCGCACCGGGCCTGGCGGAGGTCCAGGTCCGGGACGCGGAGGCCGAGGTCACGGAGAAGGCCGGCCTCGCCGAGGCCCAGGCGACCGAGGCCCGGCTCAAGGCCGAGGCGGAGGGCGCGCGGCTCAAGGCGCTGGCGACCGCGGAGGGTACGCAGGCACAGGCGACCGCTGACGCGGCGGTCATCGGCGAGAAGCTCCAGGCCGAGGCCGCGGGGCTCACCCAGAAGGCGGCGGCGATGGCCGCGCTGGACGAGGCCTCGCGCGGTCACGAGGAGTACCGGCTGCGGCTGGCCGCGGAGAAGGAGATCCGGCTGGCGGAGTTCGACGTGCAGCGGCAGGTGGCCGAGGCGCAGGCGACCATCCTGGCGACGGGGCTGGAGAACGCGGACATCGACATCGTCGGCGGGGACTCCGTCTTCTTCGACCGGCTCGTCTCGTCGATCTCGCTGGGCCGGAGTGTGGACGGCTTCGTGAACAACTCCACGACGGCGCAGAAGCTGGCCGGGCCGTGGCTGGACGGCAGCTCGTCCTTCACGGACGATCTGACCCGGGTGCTGGGGTCCGTCTCCTCGGGGGACGTGCAGAACCTGACGGTGTCCGCGTTGCTGATGCGGCTGATGCGGGGTACGTCGGGCGCGGCGACGGGGCAGGTACGGCAGCTGCTGGCCGCGGCGGAGGAGCTGGGCCTGGCGGGGATGACGGTGTCGTCCCTGGCGGGTGGCGGCGGTACGACGGTCGCCGCGGAGCCGTCGAAGAACGGGACGGCCGCCGCCGGGGTGGCGTAG
- a CDS encoding cation:proton antiporter: MHDTTALLVELGSVILGLGIIGRFAGRVGLSPIPLYLLAGLAFGQGGLLPLGASEEFTSIGAEIGVILLLLLLGLEYSASELVTSLKTQYPSGAVDFLLNAPPGAIAALMLGWGPVGAVALAGVTWISSSGVIAKVMTDMGRLGNRETPVVLGVLVIEDLAMAVYLPLLTAMLAGVGLAGGSIALLIALGTVGFVLYLALRHGRLISRAVSSDNPEMLLLVVLGLTVLVAGVAQQLQVSAAVGAFLVGIALSGEVAEGARKLLTPLRDLFAAVFFVFFGLSTNPGDIPPVILPAALLAVVTVFTKIGTGWYASRRAGIGPRGRWRAGGTLVARGEFSIVIAGLAVATEPRIGPIATAYVLILVIVGPLTARWTEPAASKLQAVLAGRGKAPRDKAVRAPGGEEPMPSIEDLTPEHAGRDSD; this comes from the coding sequence GTGCACGACACGACCGCACTGCTGGTGGAGCTGGGCTCCGTCATTCTGGGGCTCGGCATCATCGGACGTTTTGCGGGGCGGGTGGGGCTCTCGCCCATTCCCCTCTATCTGCTGGCCGGACTGGCCTTCGGGCAAGGCGGACTGCTACCGCTCGGCGCAAGTGAGGAGTTCACGTCCATCGGCGCCGAGATCGGCGTCATCCTGCTGCTGCTTCTGCTCGGTCTGGAGTACAGCGCCTCCGAGCTCGTCACCAGTCTCAAAACGCAGTATCCCTCCGGGGCCGTCGACTTCCTGCTGAACGCGCCCCCCGGCGCCATCGCCGCCCTGATGCTCGGATGGGGCCCCGTGGGGGCCGTCGCGCTCGCCGGGGTCACCTGGATCTCGTCGTCGGGGGTCATCGCCAAGGTGATGACGGACATGGGGCGGCTCGGTAACCGCGAGACCCCCGTCGTCCTCGGTGTCCTCGTCATCGAGGACCTGGCCATGGCGGTCTACCTGCCGCTGCTCACCGCGATGCTCGCCGGGGTCGGTCTGGCCGGTGGGAGTATCGCCCTGCTCATCGCCCTCGGCACCGTCGGCTTCGTCCTGTACCTGGCGCTGCGCCACGGGCGCCTCATCAGCCGGGCCGTCTCCTCGGACAACCCCGAGATGCTGCTCCTCGTCGTGCTCGGGCTCACCGTCCTGGTGGCCGGTGTCGCCCAGCAGCTCCAGGTCTCCGCCGCCGTGGGCGCGTTCCTCGTGGGTATCGCCCTGTCCGGTGAGGTCGCCGAGGGTGCGCGCAAGCTCCTGACGCCGCTGCGCGACCTGTTCGCGGCCGTCTTCTTCGTCTTCTTCGGGCTGTCCACCAACCCGGGCGACATCCCGCCGGTCATCCTCCCGGCCGCCCTGCTCGCGGTCGTCACCGTCTTCACCAAGATCGGCACCGGCTGGTACGCCTCGCGGCGTGCCGGAATCGGCCCCCGGGGCCGTTGGCGCGCGGGCGGGACCCTGGTCGCGCGTGGGGAGTTCTCCATCGTCATCGCCGGTCTGGCCGTGGCGACGGAACCGAGGATCGGGCCCATCGCGACCGCGTACGTGCTCATCCTGGTCATCGTCGGACCGCTCACCGCGCGCTGGACCGAACCGGCCGCCTCCAAGCTCCAGGCAGTGCTCGCCGGCAGGGGGAAGGCCCCTCGCGACAAGGCCGTACGGGCCCCGGGTGGCGAGGAACCGATGCCCTCGATCGAGGACCTGACGCCCGAGCACGCCGGGCGCGACTCCGACTGA
- a CDS encoding PucR family transcriptional regulator, which yields MAEPEIPDRFLEGYAQTLGEVADTGRRLTRDELEVRRTLGRESAEAGHQLRALVRLHLAETRASWPGAARGTDPAATDAVLAAVEQAVDAFAEGFERAQRLTVRREEAARREFIDDLLYGRSDLGRLAERATRFGLRLSRAHGVAVAAGPEAYNESDVVPRTVESALLTRFSGRKILLTTKDGRLICIAPGSQPDVLRYFAKQAHAATDGGQIAVGRPHRGPGGVVQSYSEALEALDLARRMGLDEPVLYAADMLVYPVLTRDRQAMADLVRSELGPLQKARGGAEPLLETLSVYFDAGCVAAETARRLALSVRALTYRLERIHQLTGSDPSDPMHRYALQTAVIGARLLDWPANEL from the coding sequence GTGGCGGAACCGGAGATTCCGGACAGATTCCTGGAGGGGTATGCCCAGACCCTGGGTGAGGTCGCCGACACCGGTCGCAGGCTCACCCGGGACGAACTGGAGGTCAGACGCACGCTGGGTCGTGAATCCGCGGAGGCCGGCCACCAGCTGCGAGCCCTGGTCAGACTCCATCTGGCGGAGACCCGGGCGTCCTGGCCCGGCGCCGCGAGGGGCACGGACCCGGCGGCCACCGACGCCGTGCTGGCCGCCGTGGAACAGGCCGTCGACGCCTTCGCGGAGGGCTTCGAACGGGCCCAGCGGCTGACGGTGCGCCGCGAGGAGGCGGCGCGGCGGGAGTTCATCGACGACCTGCTGTACGGGCGCAGCGACCTGGGGCGCCTCGCGGAGCGCGCCACCCGCTTCGGGCTGCGGCTGTCCCGGGCGCACGGCGTCGCGGTGGCCGCCGGGCCGGAGGCGTACAACGAGAGCGACGTGGTGCCGCGCACGGTGGAGTCGGCCCTGCTCACCCGGTTCAGCGGCCGAAAGATCCTGCTCACCACGAAGGACGGGCGCCTCATCTGCATCGCCCCGGGCAGTCAGCCGGACGTCCTGCGGTACTTCGCCAAGCAGGCCCACGCGGCGACGGACGGCGGCCAGATCGCGGTGGGGCGCCCGCACCGGGGCCCGGGCGGGGTCGTCCAGTCGTACTCCGAGGCGCTCGAAGCCCTGGACCTGGCCCGGCGGATGGGTCTGGACGAACCCGTGCTGTACGCCGCCGACATGCTGGTCTACCCGGTGCTGACCCGTGACCGGCAGGCGATGGCCGATCTGGTGCGCAGTGAGCTGGGCCCGCTCCAGAAGGCGCGGGGCGGCGCGGAACCACTGCTGGAGACGCTGTCCGTCTACTTCGACGCGGGCTGTGTCGCCGCCGAGACCGCCCGCCGGCTGGCGTTGAGCGTACGGGCGCTGACGTACCGCCTGGAACGCATCCACCAGCTGACGGGCTCCGACCCGTCCGATCCGATGCACCGGTACGCGCTACAGACCGCTGTGATCGGCGCCCGGCTGCTGGACTGGCCGGCGAACGAGCTCTGA